The Hippoglossus hippoglossus isolate fHipHip1 chromosome 19, fHipHip1.pri, whole genome shotgun sequence genome has a segment encoding these proteins:
- the LOC117753442 gene encoding neurexin-1a-like isoform X3: MSVMAVCVWAAAPLLFLGLCLCSVGGHAQGEVLEFGGVSSQWGRFPVWNACCESVLSFSLRTHSQEGLLLYLDDEGFCDFLELLLLHGHLHLRFSIFCAEPAELQTGVAVSDGRWHAVRVKRDWKNTSLEVDGRLEGWAEVKSKRRDMTVFSHTFMGGVTPELHSSPLRLTSPSVREHPAFRGWITAVGINGSLVTLDGSEGVTVTAGCGPDHKCQNGGVCSVVNDQAVCDCSDTGYQGNDCSEAREEYVATFKGSEYFCY, encoded by the coding sequence atgagtgtgatGGCGGTTTGTGTTTGGGCGGCAGCCCCACTGCTCTTCCTGGGGCTGTGCCTGTGCAGTGTGGGGGGCCATGCCCAAGGGGAGGTCCTGGAGTTCGGAGGTGTGTCCAGTCAATGGGGACGGTTCCCGGTGTGGAACGCCTGCTGTGAGAGTGTGCTGAGCTTCAGCCTGCGGACTCACAGCCAGGAGGGCCTGTTGCTCTACCTGGATGACGAGGGCTTCTGTGacttcctggagctgctgcttctccacgGCCACCTCCACCTGCGTTTCTCTATCTTCTGTGCTGAGCCAGCCGAGCTGCAGACAGGCGTGGCGGTGAGTGACGGGCGATGGCACGCAGTGCGTGTCAAGCGGGACTGGAAGAACACCTCGTTGGAGGTGGACGGGCGGCTGGAGGGATGGGCGGAAGTGAAGAGCAAGAGAAGAGACATGACAGTATTCAGCCACACCTTCATGGGCGGGGTGACGCCAGAGCTTCACTCCTCGCCCTTACGCCTCACTTCCCCTTCTGTGCGGGAACACCCCGCCTTCCGTGGCTGGATCACGGCTGTGGGCATCAACGGTTCGCTGGTAACACTGGACGGCTCAGAGGGCGTCACAGTCACGGCTGGCTGCGGACCAGACCACAAGTGCCAGAATGGAGGGGTGTGCAGTGTGGTCAACGACCAGGCCGTGTGCGACTGCTCCGACACCGGTTACCAAGGCAATGACTGCAGCGAAG
- the LOC117753442 gene encoding neurexin-1a-like isoform X1, giving the protein MSVMAVCVWAAAPLLFLGLCLCSVGGHAQGEVLEFGGVSSQWGRFPVWNACCESVLSFSLRTHSQEGLLLYLDDEGFCDFLELLLLHGHLHLRFSIFCAEPAELQTGVAVSDGRWHAVRVKRDWKNTSLEVDGRLEGWAEVKSKRRDMTVFSHTFMGGVTPELHSSPLRLTSPSVREHPAFRGWITAVGINGSLVTLDGSEGVTVTAGCGPDHKCQNGGVCSVVNDQAVCDCSDTGYQGNDCSEEYSYTPGLAHLMIGDQAREEYVATFKGSEYFCY; this is encoded by the exons atgagtgtgatGGCGGTTTGTGTTTGGGCGGCAGCCCCACTGCTCTTCCTGGGGCTGTGCCTGTGCAGTGTGGGGGGCCATGCCCAAGGGGAGGTCCTGGAGTTCGGAGGTGTGTCCAGTCAATGGGGACGGTTCCCGGTGTGGAACGCCTGCTGTGAGAGTGTGCTGAGCTTCAGCCTGCGGACTCACAGCCAGGAGGGCCTGTTGCTCTACCTGGATGACGAGGGCTTCTGTGacttcctggagctgctgcttctccacgGCCACCTCCACCTGCGTTTCTCTATCTTCTGTGCTGAGCCAGCCGAGCTGCAGACAGGCGTGGCGGTGAGTGACGGGCGATGGCACGCAGTGCGTGTCAAGCGGGACTGGAAGAACACCTCGTTGGAGGTGGACGGGCGGCTGGAGGGATGGGCGGAAGTGAAGAGCAAGAGAAGAGACATGACAGTATTCAGCCACACCTTCATGGGCGGGGTGACGCCAGAGCTTCACTCCTCGCCCTTACGCCTCACTTCCCCTTCTGTGCGGGAACACCCCGCCTTCCGTGGCTGGATCACGGCTGTGGGCATCAACGGTTCGCTGGTAACACTGGACGGCTCAGAGGGCGTCACAGTCACGGCTGGCTGCGGACCAGACCACAAGTGCCAGAATGGAGGGGTGTGCAGTGTGGTCAACGACCAGGCCGTGTGCGACTGCTCCGACACCGGTTACCAAGGCAATGACTGCAGCGAAG AGTACAGCTACACTCCAG GTCTGGCACACCTGATGATTGGCGACCAAG
- the LOC117753442 gene encoding neurexin-1a-like isoform X2, whose protein sequence is MSVMAVCVWAAAPLLFLGLCLCSVGGHAQGEVLEFGGVSSQWGRFPVWNACCESVLSFSLRTHSQEGLLLYLDDEGFCDFLELLLLHGHLHLRFSIFCAEPAELQTGVAVSDGRWHAVRVKRDWKNTSLEVDGRLEGWAEVKSKRRDMTVFSHTFMGGVTPELHSSPLRLTSPSVREHPAFRGWITAVGINGSLVTLDGSEGVTVTAGCGPDHKCQNGGVCSVVNDQAVCDCSDTGYQGNDCSEGLAHLMIGDQAREEYVATFKGSEYFCY, encoded by the exons atgagtgtgatGGCGGTTTGTGTTTGGGCGGCAGCCCCACTGCTCTTCCTGGGGCTGTGCCTGTGCAGTGTGGGGGGCCATGCCCAAGGGGAGGTCCTGGAGTTCGGAGGTGTGTCCAGTCAATGGGGACGGTTCCCGGTGTGGAACGCCTGCTGTGAGAGTGTGCTGAGCTTCAGCCTGCGGACTCACAGCCAGGAGGGCCTGTTGCTCTACCTGGATGACGAGGGCTTCTGTGacttcctggagctgctgcttctccacgGCCACCTCCACCTGCGTTTCTCTATCTTCTGTGCTGAGCCAGCCGAGCTGCAGACAGGCGTGGCGGTGAGTGACGGGCGATGGCACGCAGTGCGTGTCAAGCGGGACTGGAAGAACACCTCGTTGGAGGTGGACGGGCGGCTGGAGGGATGGGCGGAAGTGAAGAGCAAGAGAAGAGACATGACAGTATTCAGCCACACCTTCATGGGCGGGGTGACGCCAGAGCTTCACTCCTCGCCCTTACGCCTCACTTCCCCTTCTGTGCGGGAACACCCCGCCTTCCGTGGCTGGATCACGGCTGTGGGCATCAACGGTTCGCTGGTAACACTGGACGGCTCAGAGGGCGTCACAGTCACGGCTGGCTGCGGACCAGACCACAAGTGCCAGAATGGAGGGGTGTGCAGTGTGGTCAACGACCAGGCCGTGTGCGACTGCTCCGACACCGGTTACCAAGGCAATGACTGCAGCGAAG GTCTGGCACACCTGATGATTGGCGACCAAG